Within Moorena sp. SIOASIH, the genomic segment AATCGCTCCGAGCTTGAACCGCTCATTGGTTGCTTTATAAATTTCTTGGCTGTGCGTAACCATTTAAATGGTCAACAAAGAGCAGAGGAATTCCTACAACAAGTCGGAAAAAAAGTTGTCGAAGCTTACTCTAATCAGGATTGTCCCTTCCAGAAAATAATAGAAGCGCTTAATCCTGACCGCCAGCTGAGTCACAACCCAATTTATAATGTTGCTCTCCTATTGCAGAATTTTCCTTTAAAAGGATTTTTTAATGAAAATCTTGAAGCTACTCCTATAGATATAGATCTTGAATCTTCACTTTTGGATTTAAGATTTGTAATTCTTGAGTCTTCAGAAAAAATGCGTATTGATTGCGAGTACAATACTGACCTGTTTGAGAGCGATACAATTAAACAGCTAGTCGAGGGTTATCAAGAGACCCTAGAGAGGTTGGTGCAGCAGTTAGATTCAAAGCTATCTGACTTTGAGCTATCGGCAGAACTTGAGGTTAAAGCTAAAGCAGCCAAGGCAAGAGATAAAAAGCAAAAGATTGCAATTGCAGCAACCTTTACTGCAGAGCCAGTTGAGGAGTCTCTCACCTTTTGGATGGAAGAACTAGATTTGCCCTCTGAGATTCAATTTGCCCCTTACAATCAGGTATTCCAGGAACTGCTTAATCCAGTCAGCCTTATTGCAACTAATCAAGATTGCGTTAATATTGTCTTAGTGCGTTTTGAGGATTGGCTGAGAAACCAAAAAACCTCGCAACTTAATGGTAACGCTGCTGGCAAGGAGGGTATTCTGACAGTTCTGGAACAACCTGACAAAAAAATAGAACAGATTGAGCAAAATGTCAGAGATATTGCTAGTGCTCTGAAGACTGCAGCTAGAGATTCGTCAACGCCTTACTTGGTCTGTATCTGTCCTCCATCAACTACTGCCGAATCAGAGGATATAGCTCTTTATCTGAGGATGGAGGAATTTTTGGCTTCTTATCTTGAGGAGCTAAGTAGCATTTACTTGGTAAAAAGCTCAGAATTGGTTTCTCTTTACCCAGTTTCAGATTATTACGACCCTCATGGAGACGAGCTCGGTCACATCCCCTATAAGCCGACTTTCTTCAGCGCTCTGGGGTCGATGCTTGCTCGGAAAATCCATGCTCTCAAGAGTATTCCCTACAAAGTGATTGTTCTCGACTGCGACGAGACTTTGTGGAAAGGTGTTTGTGGGGAGGATGGAGCAGCAGGAGTGGAAATAGATGCTCCTCACCAAGCCCTGCAGGAATTCATAGTAACCCAGCAAAGGGCAGGAAAACTAATCTGTCTGTGTAGTAAGAATCAAGAGGTAGATGTATGGGCTGTATTTGAACACCATGATTCAATGCCTTTAAGAAAGGAACATCTGGTTTCCTGGCGTATTAACTGGAAATCTAAGTCGGAGAATTTGAAAGCTTTAGCCCAAGAGCTGCAACTGGGGCTGGACAGCTTTATCTTTATTGATGACAACCCAATTGAGTGTGCGGAAGTCCAAGCTAATTGTCCAGAAGTATTAACCATTCAATTACCTACTGATAGCAGGCATATTCCTGATTTTATCAAGCATATTTGGGCTTTCGACCAGTTAAAGGTGACGGCTGAAGATGCAGCACGGACAGATTATTATCGCCAGAATGTAGAGCGAGAGAAAGTGCGTCATGAGTCACTCACCTTTGAGGAGTTTCTTGACGGACTGGAATTGCGGGTAAAGATCGATCCCCCCCAACTCCATCAACTCCCTAGGGTAGCGCAGCTAACACAGCGAACGAATCAATTCAATCTGACAACTATTAGGCGCTCTGAAGGGGATGTTAAAGAATTCTGTGCATTAGAAAAGCAAGAGTGTTTGGTGGTAGAGGTCAAGGATCGCTTTGGCGATTATGGTTTGGTAGGGGTGCTGATGTTTGAGTTGGGTGCTGATGTTTTGAGAGTGGACAGCTTTTTACTAAGCTGTCGGGTGTTAGGCAGGGGCGTTGAGCATCAGATGCTTGCCAAGTTAGGAGATATTGCTAGCGATCGCGGGCTTATTCATGTTGACGTTCCGTATATTCCTACTCAAAAAAATAAGCCAGCACTTGATTTCCTCGAAAGTGTTAGCAGGGAAGGTAAGGAGAGTAAAGGTGAGGGTTTCCTATTCAAATTTAAGGTAGATGAGATAAAAGAGTTGACTTTCTCACCAGGCCAGTTTAACGGGATCGCCACCAAGAAATTACCAACGCAGAAAGACGTTAGCACTATTGTGCAGTACCAATTAAAATCTGGGCGATATGAAAGAATTGCCACAGAACTACGTCAGGCCGTCCAGGTGCTCAAAGTAATTGAGGAGCGCAAGCAGAAAGAGCGACCAGAGTTAAAAGGAGTTTTTGTTGCCCCTCGCAACCAAGGTGAAGAAATGATAGCTGGGATTTGGAGAGATGTCCTGAAGCTAGAGCAGGTGGGTATCAATGATAACTTCTTTGAATTGGGAGGACATTCCCTACTCGCAACCCAATTAATTTCCAAACTTAGAGAAGCTTTTGAGTTAGAACTTCCCTTACGGACAATCTTTGAATCGCCAACAGTAGCCAAACTTGACCAAACCTTAACCCAATTACGTACTAATGATAGCGGATTAAATCTTCCCCCCATTCAACCCAGAATTGAGAGGGAACAATTACCCCTATCCTGGGCACAAGAGCGACTGTGGTTCTTGAACCAACTTGAAGGGTCAAGTGCCACTTACAACATGCCAGGAGTAGTCCACATCACTGGTAACTTGAAGCTTAATGCCCTACAACAAGCATTATCAGAAATAGTCCGCCGTCATGAAGTTCTACGCACATGCTTCCCAACTGTTAACAGCACACCAAGACAGGTAATCGACCCAGAAGCAAACCTCAAAATCAAGGTGGTGGACTTACAGCAACTAGAAGTTACAGATCGCGAAACTCTCTTACAGCAACAACTACAACAATCAGCAACTACTCCCTTTAACTTGGAAATAGCACCATTAATCAGATGCAGTTTATGGCAGTTAAATGGCACAGAATATGTATTTTTCCTGGCAATGCATCACATTGTTTCTGATGGTTGGTCAATAGGAATATTTATTCAAGAACTATCCATATTATATCAAGCTTTTACTCAGGGAGAACCATCCCCCTTAGCAGAATTACCTATCCAGTATGCTGACTTTGCGGTGTGGCAAAGAGAATATTTGAGTGGAGAGGTTCTAGAAACTCAAATCAATTACTGGCAGAAGCAATTGAATGGTGCGCCAGAATTGTTACAATTACCGACCGATCACCCTCGTCCTGCTGTGCAAACTTACCGAGGTGCTACTCAAACTTTTACTTTAAGTACTGATTTAACCCAGAAGTTACAAACCCTGTCTGGGAAATCGGGTACTACCTTATTTATGACCTTGGAGGCAGCCTTTGCCACTTTGCTCTATCGCTACAGTGGTCAATCAGATATTTTAATTGGTTCTCCCATAGCCAATCGTAACCGCAGTGAAATTGAGTCGATAATTGGTTGTTTTGTAAATACATTGGTGTTGAGAAATTCCCTAAAAGATAATCCTAGTTTTGAGAGCTTACTGACACAAGTTAGGGAAACTACCCTCAAAGCCTATGAACATCAGGATGTACCTTTTGAACAAGTAGTCGAAGCATTACAACCACAACGCTCTTTGAGTCATTCCCCTCTATTCCAGGTGCTGTTTGTCTTGCAGAATATACCCATGGGCGAAGTAGAAATACCTGGAGTTACTTTGAGTCAGTTAGATATAGAAAGCACTATTGCTAAGTTTGATTTGACACTTTCAATCACCGAAACTAACCAAGGATTGGTGGGGTCATGGGAGTATAATACAGACTTATTTGATGGATCAACCATTGAGCGTATGGCTGGTCATTTCCAGAACTTGTTGTCAGCGATTGTAGAAAATCCCCAACTTTCTGTAGCTGAATTCCCCCTGTTGAGTAAAGCAGAACAACATCAGCTATTGCTGGAGTGGAATGATACAGCAAGTGAATATTCCTCAAATAAATGTATTCATCAATTGTTTGAGTCACAGGTAGAAAAAAAACCCGATGCTGTAGCGGTGATGTTTGAGAACCAGCAGTTGACCTACCAGCAATTAAATCAAAGAGCAAACCAACTAGCACATCACTTGCAGAGCTTGGGAGTCGGACCAGAGGTGCTGGTGGGCATTTGTGTGCAGCGTTCTGTAGAGATGCTGGTTGGACTGTTGGGTATACTCAAGGCTGGTGGTGCTTATGTACCCCTTGATCCCAATTATCCCCTTGAACGGTTAACTTATATTTTGGCCGATTCGAGTGTGGAGGTGTTGCTGACCCAACAGTCTTTGCTTGAATCTTTGCCCCAAAATCAAGCACAGGTAGTTTGTTTAGATGCAGATGGGGGAGCAATAGAGC encodes:
- a CDS encoding non-ribosomal peptide synthetase, with translation MNNQTIVKFLSQLRKLNVQVSSNGEKLRCQAPEGVLTPALSQQIAERKAEILAYLKQVRQKKDSNSPAISVISRDENLPLSFAQERLWFINQLEGSTVAYNSPGVLRISGNLNLNALQQALSDIVRRHEVLRTSFQTVNGTPIQVIDPKATLNLKIVDLQEIEVKERETVLQQQIQQEITKPFKLERAPLIRCRLWQLDGTEYVFSLTMHHIISDAWSIGIFIQELSTLYRAFTQGEPSPLAKLPIQYVDFAMWQRQWLNGGVLETQLNYWRKQLDGAPDLLELPTDHPRSSVHTFRGAQHSVILSKSIVTSLNALAQSQGVTLFSILVTALKILLFKWTGQSDIVLGTVIAGRNRSELEPLIGCFINFLAVRNHLNGQQRAEEFLQQVGKKVVEAYSNQDCPFQKIIEALNPDRQLSHNPIYNVALLLQNFPLKGFFNENLEATPIDIDLESSLLDLRFVILESSEKMRIDCEYNTDLFESDTIKQLVEGYQETLERLVQQLDSKLSDFELSAELEVKAKAAKARDKKQKIAIAATFTAEPVEESLTFWMEELDLPSEIQFAPYNQVFQELLNPVSLIATNQDCVNIVLVRFEDWLRNQKTSQLNGNAAGKEGILTVLEQPDKKIEQIEQNVRDIASALKTAARDSSTPYLVCICPPSTTAESEDIALYLRMEEFLASYLEELSSIYLVKSSELVSLYPVSDYYDPHGDELGHIPYKPTFFSALGSMLARKIHALKSIPYKVIVLDCDETLWKGVCGEDGAAGVEIDAPHQALQEFIVTQQRAGKLICLCSKNQEVDVWAVFEHHDSMPLRKEHLVSWRINWKSKSENLKALAQELQLGLDSFIFIDDNPIECAEVQANCPEVLTIQLPTDSRHIPDFIKHIWAFDQLKVTAEDAARTDYYRQNVEREKVRHESLTFEEFLDGLELRVKIDPPQLHQLPRVAQLTQRTNQFNLTTIRRSEGDVKEFCALEKQECLVVEVKDRFGDYGLVGVLMFELGADVLRVDSFLLSCRVLGRGVEHQMLAKLGDIASDRGLIHVDVPYIPTQKNKPALDFLESVSREGKESKGEGFLFKFKVDEIKELTFSPGQFNGIATKKLPTQKDVSTIVQYQLKSGRYERIATELRQAVQVLKVIEERKQKERPELKGVFVAPRNQGEEMIAGIWRDVLKLEQVGINDNFFELGGHSLLATQLISKLREAFELELPLRTIFESPTVAKLDQTLTQLRTNDSGLNLPPIQPRIEREQLPLSWAQERLWFLNQLEGSSATYNMPGVVHITGNLKLNALQQALSEIVRRHEVLRTCFPTVNSTPRQVIDPEANLKIKVVDLQQLEVTDRETLLQQQLQQSATTPFNLEIAPLIRCSLWQLNGTEYVFFLAMHHIVSDGWSIGIFIQELSILYQAFTQGEPSPLAELPIQYADFAVWQREYLSGEVLETQINYWQKQLNGAPELLQLPTDHPRPAVQTYRGATQTFTLSTDLTQKLQTLSGKSGTTLFMTLEAAFATLLYRYSGQSDILIGSPIANRNRSEIESIIGCFVNTLVLRNSLKDNPSFESLLTQVRETTLKAYEHQDVPFEQVVEALQPQRSLSHSPLFQVLFVLQNIPMGEVEIPGVTLSQLDIESTIAKFDLTLSITETNQGLVGSWEYNTDLFDGSTIERMAGHFQNLLSAIVENPQLSVAEFPLLSKAEQHQLLLEWNDTASEYSSNKCIHQLFESQVEKKPDAVAVMFENQQLTYQQLNQRANQLAHHLQSLGVGPEVLVGICVQRSVEMLVGLLGILKAGGAYVPLDPNYPLERLTYILADSSVEVLLTQQSLLESLPQNQAQVVCLDADGGAIERNSQENLDLGVCSDNLAYAIYTSGSTGKPKGVQIQHKALVNFLESMQQKPGLESNDILLSVTTLSFDIAGLELYLPLITGARLVVVSREIAVDGILLAQSIEKYQVTTMQATPATWRLLLTAGWKGNKQLKILCGGEALDISIAEKLFKISQQVWNLYGPTEATIWSTVAQVDNDFNVSSVPIGRPINNTQVYILDKYLQPLPIGVPGELYIGGDGLARGYLNRPELTSGKFIPNSFSNSQSERLYKTGDLARYGSDGNIEFLGRIDNQVKVRGFRIELGEIESILNTYPQIQQAVVIATEDIPENKRLVAYVVKSDESLKTNQLRESLKQKLPEYMVPSAFVILDTLPLTPNGKVDHKALPAPDTAQLQENFVPPRDLVELQLTKIWSNILNICSVGVRDNFFDIGGNSLFAIRLMAQIEEQFQRNLSLATLFQGQTIEKLATVLREVPDHISWSSLVPIQTSGYKPPFFCIAGGGGNVLYFYHLSRYLGQDQPFYALQAVGLDGESEPFTRVEDMGAYYIKAIKSVQSQGPYFLGGHSFGALVAFEVAQQLQKHGNEVALLAILDMHAPYTDRPEPGSHKPDIDWDSGKMLTSIAGVFGRMFGKNIDVSYEFLQRLTFEEQLNYVNERFQKVNLFPPEIGVKQIRGLVQVARANQNACYVPQELYPTQVTLFRASEEVPIELAPSADIHRLLYDSRKNDPLWGWSEFSAGEVELHTVPGDHLTIMTEPYIGALAEKLKSSLEKAQTANPMERP